The following proteins are encoded in a genomic region of Phycisphaera sp.:
- a CDS encoding undecaprenyl/decaprenyl-phosphate alpha-N-acetylglucosaminyl 1-phosphate transferase, giving the protein MSLLVLALGVVALLVSLFATGLATRLGRRLNALDAAGVAGQVKADARRVPNIGGIGVVAGLVVPIVGALVLAPIIDGPHREATDPSAVVLDAIILLAAIALLHVLGLVDDRKPLGPLIKLGLMALPAVAIPLLTDSRLLTLLDAYPGGEALSVAITALWLLAMTNAMNFLDNMDGLSAGVAAVAGAFLTAAMLLAGQWFVAGLSACVVGACLGFMPHNFPRARVFMGDGGSLVLGFVLGFLSVRGTYMTEGGSQWWGVLLPVLVLAVPLYDLTTVVGLRLSQGKSPLVGDLQHVSHRLAARGLGRRGAVLVLWAFSMIAGASGLLLLTVNATGAIIIGVQAVVLMGVLGVLEFWPRGKAHG; this is encoded by the coding sequence ATGTCCCTGCTCGTGCTGGCCCTAGGTGTCGTGGCGTTGCTCGTGAGCCTGTTCGCCACGGGGCTCGCCACGCGGCTGGGCCGCCGGCTGAACGCCCTGGACGCCGCGGGTGTGGCCGGGCAGGTGAAGGCCGACGCTCGGCGGGTGCCCAACATCGGCGGCATCGGTGTGGTAGCCGGGCTGGTGGTGCCCATCGTCGGTGCCCTGGTGCTCGCCCCGATCATCGACGGCCCGCACCGCGAGGCGACCGATCCCTCGGCGGTGGTGCTCGACGCGATCATCCTGCTGGCCGCCATCGCGCTGCTGCACGTGCTGGGGCTCGTCGACGACCGCAAGCCCCTGGGACCGCTCATCAAGCTGGGCCTGATGGCGTTGCCCGCCGTCGCCATACCGCTGCTGACCGATTCGCGCTTGCTCACGCTGCTGGACGCCTATCCGGGTGGCGAGGCATTGAGCGTCGCCATCACCGCGCTATGGCTGCTGGCGATGACCAACGCGATGAACTTCCTGGACAACATGGATGGGCTGAGCGCGGGCGTGGCGGCCGTCGCCGGGGCGTTCCTGACCGCCGCGATGCTGCTGGCCGGCCAGTGGTTCGTCGCGGGCCTGAGCGCGTGCGTGGTGGGGGCGTGCCTGGGCTTCATGCCGCATAATTTCCCGAGGGCCCGCGTCTTCATGGGCGACGGCGGGTCGCTGGTGCTGGGGTTCGTGCTGGGCTTCCTGAGCGTGCGCGGCACGTACATGACCGAGGGCGGGTCGCAATGGTGGGGCGTACTGCTGCCGGTATTAGTTCTGGCCGTACCGTTGTACGACCTGACCACCGTCGTCGGCCTGCGCCTGAGCCAGGGCAAGAGCCCGCTGGTGGGCGACTTGCAGCATGTGAGCCACAGGCTCGCGGCTCGCGGGCTCGGCCGACGCGGCGCGGTGCTGGTGCTGTGGGCGTTCTCGATGATCGCCGGCGCGTCGGGCTTGCTGTTGCTGACCGTCAACGCCACGGGCGCGATCATCATCGGCGTGCAGGCGGTGGTGCTCATGGGCGTGCTTGGGGTGCTGGAGTTCTGGCCCAGGGGCAAGGCCCATGGCTAG
- a CDS encoding helix-turn-helix transcriptional regulator, producing the protein MAGTQDGRVINHIRVLRAAAGGGLTQGDLATRVGVSRQTLNAIEGGKYAPSLEVAFKIARELGRPLAEVFEFVEG; encoded by the coding sequence ATGGCGGGTACGCAAGATGGTCGTGTCATCAACCATATTCGCGTGCTGCGCGCGGCCGCCGGGGGTGGCCTGACTCAGGGCGACCTGGCCACGCGCGTCGGCGTCAGCCGGCAGACGCTCAACGCCATCGAGGGCGGCAAGTACGCCCCCTCGCTCGAGGTCGCCTTCAAGATCGCACGCGAGCTTGGGAGGCCGTTGGCCGAGGTGTTCGAGTTCGTCGAGGGCTAG
- the atpA gene encoding F0F1 ATP synthase subunit alpha, translating into MRTELEQYSNELEVSEVGRVVEVGDGIARVYGLANAMAGELLEFQTEKGAVMGQVMNLEMDTVGAVIYGDYLLVKEGDLVKSTSRLLEVPVGESLLGRVVDPLGRPIDDGPAIEAAEYRKVDIIAPGIADRQPVSEPLQFGIKAVDAMIPVGRGQRELVIGDRKTGKTAVCIDAIINQKQYWGTDEAVVCIYVAVGQKESTVASVVEKLRKHGAMDYTIVVNASSSDPAPMQYVAPYSGCAMGEYFMWQGKEGNGKPKHALLVYDDLSKQAVAYRQLSLLLRRPPGREAYPGDVFYLHSRLLERATKLSDENGGGSLTALPIIETQEGDVSAYIPTNVISITDGQIYLEPELFFSGVRPAINVGISVSRVGGAAQIGAMKKIAGSLRLDLAAYRELEAFAQLGTELDKATQNQLDRGARMVELLKQPEFTPFHVVDQVISMFAGTRGYLDEVALKDVRQFEKDLLEAFQTSYKPLWDKINEQRKLTDEINAELEDALKAFSGDWVRTQKSGTKPAGEPVAAGA; encoded by the coding sequence ATCCGTACCGAGCTCGAGCAGTACTCGAACGAACTCGAAGTCTCCGAGGTCGGCCGCGTGGTCGAGGTCGGCGACGGCATCGCCCGCGTCTACGGCCTGGCCAACGCCATGGCCGGCGAGCTGCTCGAGTTCCAGACCGAGAAGGGCGCCGTCATGGGCCAGGTGATGAACCTGGAGATGGACACCGTGGGCGCCGTCATCTACGGCGATTACCTGCTGGTGAAGGAGGGCGACCTGGTCAAGAGCACCAGCCGCCTGCTCGAGGTGCCCGTGGGCGAGAGCCTGCTGGGCCGCGTGGTCGATCCCTTGGGCCGTCCGATTGATGATGGCCCCGCCATCGAGGCCGCCGAGTACCGCAAGGTCGACATCATCGCCCCGGGCATCGCCGACCGCCAGCCGGTGAGCGAGCCGCTGCAGTTCGGCATCAAGGCCGTCGACGCGATGATTCCTGTCGGGCGTGGCCAGCGCGAGCTGGTCATCGGCGACCGCAAGACCGGCAAGACGGCGGTGTGCATCGACGCGATCATCAACCAGAAGCAGTACTGGGGCACCGACGAGGCCGTCGTGTGCATCTACGTCGCGGTTGGTCAGAAGGAATCGACCGTCGCCAGCGTGGTCGAGAAGCTCCGCAAGCACGGCGCGATGGACTACACCATCGTCGTGAACGCGTCGAGCAGCGACCCCGCTCCCATGCAGTACGTGGCCCCATATTCGGGCTGTGCGATGGGCGAGTACTTCATGTGGCAGGGCAAAGAAGGCAACGGCAAGCCCAAGCACGCCTTGCTCGTCTACGACGACCTGAGCAAGCAGGCCGTGGCCTATCGCCAGTTGTCGCTGCTTCTCCGCCGCCCGCCCGGCCGCGAGGCCTACCCCGGCGACGTGTTCTACCTCCATAGCCGCCTGCTGGAGCGCGCCACCAAGCTGAGCGACGAGAACGGCGGCGGCAGCCTGACCGCCCTGCCGATCATCGAGACGCAGGAAGGCGACGTGTCGGCGTACATCCCCACCAACGTGATCTCGATCACCGATGGGCAGATCTACCTCGAGCCGGAACTGTTCTTCAGTGGTGTGCGTCCGGCCATCAACGTGGGCATCTCGGTGAGCCGCGTGGGTGGCGCCGCCCAGATCGGCGCGATGAAGAAGATCGCCGGCTCGCTGCGACTCGACCTTGCGGCCTACCGCGAGCTCGAGGCCTTCGCCCAGCTCGGCACCGAGCTCGACAAGGCGACGCAGAACCAGCTCGACCGCGGTGCCCGCATGGTCGAGCTGCTCAAGCAGCCCGAGTTCACACCCTTCCACGTGGTCGACCAGGTCATCTCGATGTTCGCCGGCACGCGTGGCTACCTCGACGAGGTGGCCCTCAAGGACGTGCGGCAGTTCGAGAAGGATTTGCTGGAGGCCTTCCAGACCAGCTACAAGCCGCTCTGGGACAAGATCAACGAGCAGCGCAAGCTGACCGACGAGATCAACGCCGAACTCGAGGACGCCCTCAAGGCCTTCAGCGGCGACTGGGTGCGGACCCAGAAGAGCGGCACCAAGCCGGCGGGCGAGCCGGTGGCCGCGGGCGCATAG